The nucleotide window GAACTGGAATGGGGTGGTCAGTTTGCTCTGGAACTGGTGGTCAATTTATACTGGAAAGAGGTGGTCAATTTGACCGTTTTTTCCATTTGAATGGCATAAAAAACAATAATATAAAAAAAGGAACTGAGTTAATTTATTCTCAATTACCAAAGATAATCAACACATTACAATACTAAATTAAATATTTTTTTTAAAAGAAACTAATTATATCTTCAATAAATTAGTAACAAAAAAATATAAATAGATATGTTTTTAATAGTAAAATTCTGCTGATTTAAATAACATTTGAAAAGAATTTTATAATAATTCGTTTCAAAAAGTATTGCAACTAATACCTAACATAATGGTTTTTTAAGCCAGAGATATTTATGTTTAAAATCAAAAAAATGCCATGCCATTTACAGTTGTGGCTCTCGTTCCAAAGTCATTCACTACCGTCCACCAAAAAGAGGAACCATCATACAGATTACGGATTTATTGTTCCTCCGTTATTAATAACAGTATTGGAAATTGCAAATCCATTTTTATTTAATGTAGCCCCAGCTTTTACGATTATGACTCCTGTTCCAAAGGCATTCACATTGCTTGCAGTAAGCGTACCCCCGCTGATGGTAGTCCCTCCGCTATAAGCATTGCTACCAGAAATAGTTGTGGTTCCTGACCCCACAAATGTCAATCCGCCTGAGCCCGTCACCACTTGAGCTATGGAAATATTTGAACCATTGTTATCAATAGTTCCGCCATTGGACTGTACAGTAAATGAGACAAAAGTTGTCGCAGGGATATTACATGGTCTTAATGTACCTCCATTTAAATAAATGTAATTGTTTCGCCATCCTTCAACCTGCAAATTGTTGAAACCAAAAAGCCCCCCACTATTGATAGTAATGTAGCAGATGGGTCCAGTATCTACCCAACCTACATGATAAGTATTAGCTATCATTGTGGCGTTAGCTATATTAACATAATTAGTTGCCCATTTATACGGAAAAAAAGTTCCTGTAACATTCACAGTCCCTCCTGTTAGATTTAGAGTGTTTTTATTATTACTAGCACCACCCGCAGTAGAGCCTCCCATTCCAAGAGTGGTAAATGTAAGATTGCCACCAGAAATATTTAAGGTTAAATTATTGTTATTTACGTTATTTTGGAAAATTTGATAACTATTAAAAAGATAAGTCCCGCCAGTGATGTTTTGAGTAACAATACCTCCAGTAGTAGGCGTATTTAAATACCAATTGCTTCCCGGTACATTTGCCCCCCCAGCAAGCGTTGTATTCCCTGAATTAAACCAAAAATTTCCATTAGTACTGCTAATAATCCCATTAAAAGTTTGTGAAACGGTTCCATTCCAACTTAATGTGCGTCCGCTCGGATTATCAATATTACCGTAAAAATTTCCCGAACCCAATGTACCAGTACCATTAATACTAAAATCGCCGTTGCCACTCATTATAATATTTCCATTAAACGGATTGTTGCCTGTTAAAATTATTGCCCCCGAATCTGCCAATTGGAGTGTTCCGATTCCTGATATTGGTGTTGCGAAAGTAGTCGTTACGTTTGAAAAAGAGCGAAGATAACCGGTAGAGCCTGTCGGCACATTTATAGGATTACTACTCCATGTCATTGAAGTCCCGGTACCACACAAACCACCTCCTTGCAAACTAACAGTTCCTGTACCCAAATAAGCATTGTTTGCACGTACAAAACCTCCTAAAATATTCGTTCCTCCAGTATAATTATTTGTTGTGTTTGTAATCTGCGACAGCGTACCATCTCCGCCACCTGTATTAGACATATTACCTGCTACTTTCACTTGTACACTTCCTGCACCGGATATAGGATTTGGCAATACCTGTGACCCGTTTATTATATCCCAAAACAAAATGGCATTATTTGCAATATTTACTTGTGAAGCGGAAGGAATACTTCCTGCACTCCCACCAGCTCCTATTTGCAAAATACCACCATTGATATTGGTAATTCCAGAGTAAGTATTTGTGCCTGTTAAAACCAAGGCTCCTGCACCATTTTTAATAAGTGAATTTGTTCCTGTAAGGATTGAAGCTATTGTTGGCTGAAGTCCGGCAGATACAAAAACAGGCAAATCTGTAGCACAGGTAGTCGTAATTGATTGACTATTTATAGTAAAATTTCCACTTGCTGCAGGAAAAAAAGAAATAGACTTAACACTATTTACAGCTGCTCCCAATGTTACCGTACCAGCTGCACCTGTTCCCAAATTGCCTCCGAATACTGCATTTTTACAAACGTTCCATTTGGTATTAGTATTTCCTTTATTCGCTGTCCAAACAGGATTAGTAACCAATAAAGTTCCGGAGCCATTATTAATCTGCCTGTTCCATGGTCCAACATCCCAAACTAATGTATCCGAAACAGTTGACCTATTCAACATCCAGAATTGTTGCACAGGAACTTGACCATAAGTATAATTTCTACACATTAATAATGTGCAAAAGATTATAAACTGCTTACAATTTTGCAATAACTTTTTCATTGGTAAGTTACCATTAGTTATAATTATTTCCTATTGTCCACCAAAAAGTTGTCCCATCGTAAAAAAAGGAAAGAAGATCAACCGCACCGGCTAAAGGGGTAAGAGTAACAACGCCACTTCCACCATTGATTACTTTATTAGTTCCTCCGCCAAAAGCTATAGTACTGGTTCCTGTGTTTGTAACTATGATGGTACCGTACATACCCGGTTTCATATTGGTCAGAGTAAGAGTATTTGCTCCGGCAGCCAATGTCCATTTAGCATTTCCTCCCTTGCTTAAGTCCCACGCTCCTCCTATTACGATTTGCACCGGAGAGGTATAATTGGTGGCATTTACTGTACCATCAACTCCCAAAGTGGGTATTGTTGCACCTGTATTAGCTGGCGTTGTAAAAGCGGGATTGGCTGTTGCTACACCTATCTGTGTTGTGTTTACTGTGGTTCCCGATAAAACCTTCATACGCTCAACATTATTGGTTTTTACCATTAATTCATTTGCATCGGTAGTGCCAATAAAATTAGTACCAGTTGTAGTACCGGCATTACCTGTAAGGCTCCAGGCATTAGCAGCAGCATCAACAGTTACAACATCTCCATTGGCATTAACACCAATAGCTTTTGCGTCAGCGGTAACTACAGTTGTATTCTTCAAATTGGTGATTCTTAACCCCGATACATCAGTAGTACCACTATTAACTTCTAGTTTAGCAGCCGGAGTTGTTGTTCCCATACCTACATTACCATATTCGTTTATTGTCATTACCCTACGGCTGGCAGATATTGAATTTCCCCATGTATTAAAATGTATCCTTGATACGTTATTACCTGATGCCCCTTCTGCTGTGCCTAATACCTGCATCTCCATGCCTGCAAAACCATCTCCTGAATTACCAGATTTATGCCCAATAAAGCGGCTGCCTTTTTCGGCTGCATCGTGCTCATTCAGACTGAGATGTAATGAGGTGTATATATTTCCGTTGACATCTAATGCCGCATAAGGATATGTGTTGCCTATACCTACCTTACCTGTGGAAGTGATACGCATACGCTCCATGCTATTAGTCACAATTGGTAAATCGTAGTCATTTTTTGTTCCCAATGGTTTCATAAATGACACAATGTTTCCACCCTGCAGCCATGCTGTAGAAGTTGGTGAATATGCAACGTAAGCTACCCCATTCCATGTCCATGAACTATAGTCGATAGTTGATAGATATACAATGTCTCTATCCTTTTGAATATCGGGAGAAAAAGTAGTTCCAGCAACATTAGGATCTACATTAACCGAGAAATCAACAATAGATTCCGTCCCTGGAACAGTTGTTAACCCTACATCTCCCGTTGCATTCACAGTAAGTACTTTGCTGTTATAAGTAACAGGGGCAGGGCTTGTGCTTTTAAGTTGTGAAAACCTTAACCCCGATACATCAGTAGTTCCACTATTAACTTCCAGTTTTGTAGAAGGTGTAGCAGTTCCAACACCTATGTTTCCAACTGAGGTGACACGCATTTTCTCAGTATTATTGGTTTTTATTACCAAATCATTAGCGTCTGTAGTGCCTAAAAAATTATTTCCTGGATTGGTTCCTGCATTACCTGTAACTTTCCAAGTATTATTCAACAGCTTATTTATATGCATCCTCCTCACTTCTCCATCTGCAGCATTCCAGGTAAGCAAACTATCAGTAAAACTCCCTGCAAAAGGATTTTGCAATTTCAATGGAGGCAATGTTGTACTTCCACCATTACTGATAACCAAACGGGCAGTGGGAGTTGTTAATGTATCCAAGCCTATAGCTACGTTTCCATTTTTATTATATAAATTCCCTGCAACTTCAAACCATTTACTCGGATCTACATATGTTACAGTTCCCTTATTATTAATCACTCTCACTTTCTTTTGGGCAAAAGAGCTAAAAGAAAGTGAGAATAATAATAAAATGATTATAATTTTGTTCATCATTAGTAAAGTAATTTAATTATTGTTGAATTTGATTATCCGTAAATAATCCAAAAAAAACGAAACGGCTTGTCTTAAATAATTAAAATTTGAGGACTTATTAGTAAGATCGAATGATTTACAGAGAAAAATCTGCAAACCATCCAATCTTAGTTTAGAAATTCTATTCCTTGTTCTTAAATTATTTAACCCACTGGATTTCTATCTTATCACCGTCCACAAAAGCATAATCGTCAGGATCAGTTCCACCTGCTTTATTAACCTTTACAGTAGTCCCTGTCAAAGTATAATCTACACCTGCCACTAATTTTGCACCATTACGATATACCCATACTTTTTGCACATTTGCTGGAAGAGTAGCATCGGTAAAAGTGACATCGGCTGCAGCGGTAGCAGTTTGTAATGTCTGACCTCCATTTACCAAATCTGCAAATTTCATTTTCATAGTTTCACCTGTGGCTTCATTACGTACCAAAAGTGTTAAACCTGTTCCTGTACCATGTTTAGATTTATCTGTTGCATCAGCAGAAGCCGCCATACCAGGTGCTGCAGGATCAACCAATTTAATTCCATCTAAACCAAATACTTTTCCTGTTGCATCGATATAGGTGTCATCTGTTAATGTACCTCCCAATTGCCAAGTGGTAACAATACCTTTATCTGCTGTAGTATTTGTTATTTGGGTAATTCCATTTTTTACTTGCAAATATTTAATGGTTCCCTTATTGTCAATTACCCTTACGGATCCTTGAGTAGCAGCTGTACCATCTCCTATTTGCCCCATCGTTGTAGGAGCTTGCTTGGCTATTGTAGCCGTTTTTTCCTGTGCCTGAGTACTAAGTCCCGCCAAAGCTAATGACAAGATTAAAACCGCTTTATAACCTCCATTTTTGAATGTAACATTTTTTTTCATTGTTCTTAATTTAAAATTACTATTGTTATTATTATTCACTTGTTTTTCAATGTACTTTACTTCCATTGATAAATTTTTATTTCGTCACCATCCAAACAACCTCCATTAGTATCAGCAAGCAATTGAAGTGTTATTTGAGAAGTTCCCTCGGTTGCAGAAAAATCTATTTCGGCACCATTTCTATAAACCTGTATTTTATCCAAAGAATCAATAGGCCATACCGTAGGAAACACTTTCTCTCCGGCCGTAGCAACCATTTTTTGCTTCGCCATATTAGTGCCCATACTAAATTCTACGGCACTAATTTTTCTTAGTACTCCAGTTGTTGGATCCATAGTTAGCAAATCGTCAGTAACTTTTCCATCTTGCAATCCACTAATTGCCAAAGTATTAACAGCCGAGGATTTTATGGCTGTGGGCTCTGTAAGATTCCCACCCAACTTAATCGTTTGACCATCAAGCATCACACCATTAGAAGCATCTATATTTACACGACCAGTCTGACTGTTTATACTCGTCCATGAAGCTGTGGTTGGATTATAGATCCATGTACCCGAATCATTAACTACTATAGTTATACCCGTGGCTGGTGCTCCTGGTGTATCTGAACCTGGAACTCCTGGAACCCCCGTTGTTCCAGGCAAACTTTCTATTGTCGCACCTGGTACAACCCAAGTGGCTACTCCATTAGCATCAGAAGTAAGCACTTTACCAACTCCTTCTGAACCATCCTTTATTGTCAATTTACCTGAATCCTTACTAACAGAAATTTTACTTCCATTAGCCCCCTCTACTTCCAAATTGGCATTAGTACCTATCATTGTAGGATTACTGCCTATTTTTACTTGTGCATGCATTGTCATAGGAAAAAGCAAACTCAATAAACAAATACATTTAAAAATCCTAAAAACTTTCATTGAAATCATTTATTTATAATTTTAAAATTCTTCAAAACGATATGATTATTTTTATATTTCAAAAACAATGAATCATATATCGACTTTTACAATAAAAATTAGCTTTCTAAAAAATAAAATATCTAATACTCCTTTTTTATAATCAAACTTTTTAAAAAAATGATTGATAAAAAAACCATAATAAGAACCAACGCATTTTTTAAATCATAAATACTTAAAAATGTTCTGTAATTCTTTTTGCAAATTTAGAGCGCTAATAAACAATGAAGTGTAGTTGCAAATCCTCAATTGTTGTAGTACAAATTCTACCTGAGTGTTGTGAAATAAAAGTAAAAACATCAGATATACACCACAAAAAATACCTAACAAACAGCAACTTACAAAAACATATTAGCTGTTATTTTAACATTTTATTTAATTAAAATCAAGGTTTACCTAATACTTTTGAAGAATATATTTGTTAATTTTATCCTCGTTATAAACAAAATAACTCCTACAATATTTTATTCTAAAAAATATCGCAGAAGAAGAATTTGCAATGAGAAGAAAAAAATAGATTTAAAAATTCGTCTAACTTTTAGGTAAAAGTCTTAAGTCATACTCTTTCAAATCTAAATTGAAAAAATATTTTTTGTCCTTACCATGGCATAATAGATGTGTTTCGTTGCGTTTTTTATAGAAATTTGATCAAAACACTATACTATTTTTAAATAAAAAAGAGACAAGCCAGAATATACCGACTTGTCTCTTTATACAATTTCTGCAAATTAGTCAATTTTTACAATCGCTAAAAAGCTGAAAATCTAGATTTACTTTTATTTCACATTTACCAACAACGGCTGTTTTAATTCTTGGGAGAAATTATTCAAATAGTCAAACCATTGCGATGCATTCGTAATTTTTCCGGCTCTGTCCCAAGCGGCACCAGTATAATAAACGATTGGTTCATTATTTTTCACCTCAGTAATCGCTAAAATCTGATCTTTTCCAACTAAAATATTTTTAACAGGAATGTTCAAAATACTTCCTACACCAGTTGTACCATCTTCTGCAACAGTAGGCTCCCAATAACCCATAATTCCTTGTTGCTCGTTTAATAACAAAGTACCTTGTTCAGGTCTTTTAGCAATTCCAACCGCAACAGGCAATGCTTTGTTGTCTGAAAACGAGTAAACATTTTCGATTCGATTAAGCTGTGAACCGGCATCCAAAGAAATGATTTTGGTATGCGAAACTTTAATTCCGGCTGCATCTGCATCATCATATTCCAATCTAAAAGTAGAACGTAACGGGCCGTTATCCAATACTTTCCAATGGTGATAGTTTCCTAAATAGACAATATTATCATTCACATAAGGTGCCATATCCCCTGCTCCCATGGTAAATCCAACTTTATAATAGTCCATACCGTCTCCGTGATCCGTATGATATTCATTTCGCTTGTAACGCTCATTTATTACCATTCTATCAGTACGTTTTACCCAAACGTCAATACCGTAAGCGTTATCTTTTTGTTTTTCTAATGCTTTGCCGTAAGCTCTAAATGCGATTTTGTCATTTTCCCAAGCGAAATCTTCAAATCTTTCAGGCACGTAACGTCCGTAAGTTTTAGTTTGGAATGCCATTGGTTTCCCTTTTTGTATGGATAAAAGAAGTGTCCCTTTGGCTTTGACACTTACCTGTACTAATAAATTTTGAATAGCAGGAAGTCCTTTATGCTCCAACTGATAAGGAATTTGTTTATTGGTCGATGAATTGATCACAACAAAATTTGTAGTATCAATTTGTGGATATTGAGAAAGGATTGTTTCCCATTTGATAGCCACAACGGCTTCTTTTCTTTCTAAATTAGAATTATTTTTTATTTCAATATTTTTTTTTGTCTGAGACAAAAGCAACAATGGCAAAAAAAGAAAAGATAAACAAAGGTATTTGGTGTATTTCATAATATAATAGTTAGGTTTAATTCTAAAAAAAAATCTGCCGACACTGTTTTCAAAACAATATCAGCAGAAATTTTAATTATTTATTATTCGTTTGATGGTTTTCCAATAGTTGCAAGTATTCCACCATCAACATAAAGAATGTGACCATTCACAAAATCACTCGCTTTTGATGACAAGAAGATGGCAGCACCTTGTAAATCTTCAGGATCTCCCCAACGATTTGCCGGTGTTCTGCTGATGATAAACTCGTTAAATGGGTGTCCGTCAACTCTAATTGGAGCAGTTTGGCTAGTAGCAAAATAACCTGGTCCAATACCATTTGTCTGGATGTTAAATTTAGCCCATTCTGTTGCCATGTTTTTGGTTAACATTTTCAAACCTCCTTTTGCGGCAGCGTAAGCACTTACATCTTGTCTTCCCAATTCGCTCATCATTGAACAAATGTTGATGATTTTTCCCCCACCGCGTTGAATCATTCCTTTGGCAACATTTTTGGAAACGATAAAAGGACTGATTAAATCTACATTGATCACCGCTGTAAAATCTTCAACTTCCATATCGATGATTGGAGTTCTTTTGATGATTCCAGCATTGTTCACTAAAATATCGATAGGGCCAACTTCAGCTTCTATCTGTTTTATGTTGGCGATTACTGCTTTTTCATCGCATACATTAAATACATATCCGTAAGCTTCTATTCCAACAGATTTGTACTCTGCTACAGCTTTATCTATGTTTTCTTGTGAAAGATCATTTACTACAATTTTTGCTCCAGCGTGACCAAGTCCTTTAGCCATAGACATTCCCAAACCATGTACACCACCTGTAATAAGAGCTGTTTTCCCTGTTAAATCAAATAAGTTAATTGACATTTTTTAAATTTTATAGTTAGTAATTATTTATTATTTATCTAAAACAAAACCATCTTTGGTTTTATCAATCCATTGCATTAAAGAAGGTCGTAATTTTTTTACAATCGGCAAATCGGGATTGTAAATATTGGTAAGCTCAAAAGGGTCTGCTTTTAAATCATATAATACATATTCGCCTTGCCCTTTTTTCTTGACATAAGCCAATTTGTAATCGGTAGTACGGATACCTCTAAAACCTGTATTCATATTAACATTGTTACTGATAATAGCTCCTAAAATATATTGCTCTGTTGGTTTTTCACCTTTACCATTAAGGTAATATTGGGCATAACTCTTTCCGTCTAAATCTTTTGGTGCTTTGTCTTTCATTCCCATTAATTCCAATAGTGTAGGATAAATATCTGGGAGACTTCCTAAGAAAGTATTGTCTATTCTTGGCTGAATATAACCTTTCCAATAAACGATAAACGGAATACGCAACGACTCCTCAAAGATATTATTTTTTGAAACTTCTGAATGTTTTCCTAAACAGTTTCCATGATCAGCCATTACTATTACAATCGTGTTTTCATCCAGTTTTTGATCTTTCATACCTTGCAATATTCTTCCAATTTGCTCATCAACTCCAGTAATGTTGGCATAATAATAA belongs to Flavobacterium gilvum and includes:
- a CDS encoding autotransporter outer membrane beta-barrel domain-containing protein, which translates into the protein MMNKIIIILLLFSLSFSSFAQKKVRVINNKGTVTYVDPSKWFEVAGNLYNKNGNVAIGLDTLTTPTARLVISNGGSTTLPPLKLQNPFAGSFTDSLLTWNAADGEVRRMHINKLLNNTWKVTGNAGTNPGNNFLGTTDANDLVIKTNNTEKMRVTSVGNIGVGTATPSTKLEVNSGTTDVSGLRFSQLKSTSPAPVTYNSKVLTVNATGDVGLTTVPGTESIVDFSVNVDPNVAGTTFSPDIQKDRDIVYLSTIDYSSWTWNGVAYVAYSPTSTAWLQGGNIVSFMKPLGTKNDYDLPIVTNSMERMRITSTGKVGIGNTYPYAALDVNGNIYTSLHLSLNEHDAAEKGSRFIGHKSGNSGDGFAGMEMQVLGTAEGASGNNVSRIHFNTWGNSISASRRVMTINEYGNVGMGTTTPAAKLEVNSGTTDVSGLRITNLKNTTVVTADAKAIGVNANGDVVTVDAAANAWSLTGNAGTTTGTNFIGTTDANELMVKTNNVERMKVLSGTTVNTTQIGVATANPAFTTPANTGATIPTLGVDGTVNATNYTSPVQIVIGGAWDLSKGGNAKWTLAAGANTLTLTNMKPGMYGTIIVTNTGTSTIAFGGGTNKVINGGSGVVTLTPLAGAVDLLSFFYDGTTFWWTIGNNYN
- a CDS encoding autotransporter-associated beta strand repeat-containing protein, translating into MKKLLQNCKQFIIFCTLLMCRNYTYGQVPVQQFWMLNRSTVSDTLVWDVGPWNRQINNGSGTLLVTNPVWTANKGNTNTKWNVCKNAVFGGNLGTGAAGTVTLGAAVNSVKSISFFPAASGNFTINSQSITTTCATDLPVFVSAGLQPTIASILTGTNSLIKNGAGALVLTGTNTYSGITNINGGILQIGAGGSAGSIPSASQVNIANNAILFWDIINGSQVLPNPISGAGSVQVKVAGNMSNTGGGDGTLSQITNTTNNYTGGTNILGGFVRANNAYLGTGTVSLQGGGLCGTGTSMTWSSNPINVPTGSTGYLRSFSNVTTTFATPISGIGTLQLADSGAIILTGNNPFNGNIIMSGNGDFSINGTGTLGSGNFYGNIDNPSGRTLSWNGTVSQTFNGIISSTNGNFWFNSGNTTLAGGANVPGSNWYLNTPTTGGIVTQNITGGTYLFNSYQIFQNNVNNNNLTLNISGGNLTFTTLGMGGSTAGGASNNKNTLNLTGGTVNVTGTFFPYKWATNYVNIANATMIANTYHVGWVDTGPICYITINSGGLFGFNNLQVEGWRNNYIYLNGGTLRPCNIPATTFVSFTVQSNGGTIDNNGSNISIAQVVTGSGGLTFVGSGTTTISGSNAYSGGTTISGGTLTASNVNAFGTGVIIVKAGATLNKNGFAISNTVINNGGTINP
- a CDS encoding DUF4861 family protein — translated: MKYTKYLCLSFLFLPLLLLSQTKKNIEIKNNSNLERKEAVVAIKWETILSQYPQIDTTNFVVINSSTNKQIPYQLEHKGLPAIQNLLVQVSVKAKGTLLLSIQKGKPMAFQTKTYGRYVPERFEDFAWENDKIAFRAYGKALEKQKDNAYGIDVWVKRTDRMVINERYKRNEYHTDHGDGMDYYKVGFTMGAGDMAPYVNDNIVYLGNYHHWKVLDNGPLRSTFRLEYDDADAAGIKVSHTKIISLDAGSQLNRIENVYSFSDNKALPVAVGIAKRPEQGTLLLNEQQGIMGYWEPTVAEDGTTGVGSILNIPVKNILVGKDQILAITEVKNNEPIVYYTGAAWDRAGKITNASQWFDYLNNFSQELKQPLLVNVK
- a CDS encoding gluconate 5-dehydrogenase; its protein translation is MSINLFDLTGKTALITGGVHGLGMSMAKGLGHAGAKIVVNDLSQENIDKAVAEYKSVGIEAYGYVFNVCDEKAVIANIKQIEAEVGPIDILVNNAGIIKRTPIIDMEVEDFTAVINVDLISPFIVSKNVAKGMIQRGGGKIINICSMMSELGRQDVSAYAAAKGGLKMLTKNMATEWAKFNIQTNGIGPGYFATSQTAPIRVDGHPFNEFIISRTPANRWGDPEDLQGAAIFLSSKASDFVNGHILYVDGGILATIGKPSNE